A genome region from Primulina eburnea isolate SZY01 chromosome 9, ASM2296580v1, whole genome shotgun sequence includes the following:
- the LOC140841938 gene encoding uncharacterized protein isoform X1 produces the protein MVTRTPKTLAFSVAVTRHSSAAALISTSCHQKSSLLKLSKSCSFIARAEANVEVEVEDGEEAEVIQIVPSVEKSPRKPRIKLGDIMGVEDEKGRSVDVNDDDFRASEAFYRRDRNGVGRKIEAGFDESRHPLVREVSRLIDLRIAWTPKHEAELKHFLRSLKPSQVCAVVRAQSDERVALNFFYWADRQWRYRHDPMVYHVLLQVLSKTKLCQGAKRVLRLMVRRKIELWPEDFGCVMVSFSRAGHLRKAMQVLTIMQRAGVELEISMCNTAVNVLVEWKMLEKAFRFLERMQIVGIKPNVVTYNCLIKGYCEVGQLEDAQKLISEMPFRGCSPDRVSYCTIMGYLCKEKRIDELRSQLENMSKDSRLLPDQVTYNTLIHMLCNYGHADEALRFLHEAEEIGFCIDKVGHTAIINCLCRQGRMDRAKDMVEEMFSKGCRPDVVTYTAVLNGFCRLREVDKAKMLLKEMYRHGCQPNCVSFTALLSGLCQTGNSSEAREMMNMSEGWWTPNFVTYSVVMLGFRREGKLSEACNLVSEMTRKGLFPSPVEINLLIHSLCREGFPDRAKKFMEECLNKGCAINVVNYTTVIHGFCQKDDLDTALSVLDDMYLNNKHPDEVTYTTVIDALGRKGRIDEAIEMSKKMLHNGLLPTPVTYRSLIHHFCRQGRVDDLLILLEKMLPRQNYRTAYNQVVEKLCSFGHIDEAYKLLGNILRTAARIDANSCHVLMKSFLKNGNPLGSYRVACRMFNRNLIPDLKLCEKVSKRLILEEKLEEADKLMLRFVERGHVSPQIKNPVLG, from the exons ATGGTTACGAGAACTCCCAAGACTTTGGCGTTCTCCGTGGCGGTTACGCGGCATTCCTCCGCCGCGGCATTGATTTCTACAAGTTGTCATCAAAAGTCGAGTCTTCTGAAATTGAGTAAAAGTTGCTCCTTTATTGCGAGGGCGGAGGCAAATGTTGAAGTTGAAGTGGAAGACGGTGAGGAAGCCGAAGTGATCCAGATTGTTCCTTCGGTGGAGAAATCCCCCAGAAAACCCAGAATCAAGCTTGGTGACATCATGGGG GTTGAAGATGAAAAGGGAAGAAGTGTTGATGTGAATGATGATGATTTTAGGGCTTCTGAGGCGTTTTACAGGAGAGACAGAAATGGGGTTGGTAGGAAAATTGAGGCGGGCTTTGACGAATCTAGACACCCTTTAGTGAGAGAGGTGTCCAGGTTAATTGATCTTCGGATAGCTTGGACTCCCAAACATGAAGCGGAGTTGAAGCACTTCCTGAGAAGTTTGAAGCCCAGTCAAGTTTGTGCTGTAGTTAGGGCTCAATCTGATGAAAGAGTTGCTTTAAATTTCTTTTATTGGGCCGACAGGCAGTGGCGGTACAGGCATGATCCCATGGTTTATCATGTGTTACTTCAGGTTCTCAGCAAGACTAAGTTGTGTCAGGGGGCTAAACGAGTCCTTCGGTTAATGGTTCGCAGGAAGATTGAGCTTTGGCCTGAAGATTTTGGTTGTGTCATGGTGTCTTTTAGTAGAGCTGGACATTTGAGGAAAGCGATGCAGGTCTTGACTATTATGCAGAGAGCAGGGGTGGAACTTGAGATTTCAATGTGTAACACTGCAGTTAATGTACTGGTGGAATGGAAAATGTTGGAGAAGGCATTTAGGTTTCTGGAGAGAATGCAAATTGTTGGAATTAAACCTAATGTTGTTACCTATAATTGTTTGATAAAGGGTTATTGTGAGGTGGGGCAGCTTGAAGACGCACAGAAGCTGATTTCAGAGATGCCCTTCAGAGGTTGTTCTCCTGATAGAGTTAGCTACTGTACCATCATGGGATATTTGTGCAAAGAGAAAAGGATCGATGAATTGAGAAGCCAACTTGAAAATATGTCTAAAGATAGTAGGTTACTACCTGATCAAGTTACTTACAACACCCTAATACACATGCTTTGCAACTATGGCCATGCAGATGAGGCTCTTAGATTTTTACATGAAGCGGAAGAAATAGGTTTCTGTATTGACAAAGTTGGGCACACTGCCATAATAAATTGCTTGTGTCGACAAGGAAGGATGGATAGGGCTAAAGATATGGTTGAAGAAATGTTCTCGAAAGGGTGCCGTCCTGATGTTGTAACTTATACTGCTGTTTTGAATGGATTTTGCCGCCTACGAGAGGTTGATAAGGCGAAAATGTTACTGAAGGAGATGTACAGGCATGGTTGTCAGCCGAACTGTGTCTCATTTACAGCCTTGTTGAGTGGGCTTTGTCAGACTGGGAATTCTTCAGAGGCAAGAGAGATGATGAACATGAGTGAAGGATGGTGGACTCCAAATTTTGTGACTTACAGCGTTGTCATGCTTGGATTTCGTCGGGAAGGAAAGCTGTCTGAGGCATGTAATTTGGTCAGTGAAATGACCAGAAAAGGCCTTTTCCCCTCTCCAGTTGAAATTAACCTCTTGATTCATTCTCTTTGTCGTGAGGGCTTTCCAGATCGAGCAAAAAAGTTTATGGAGGAGTGCCTGAATAAAGGTTGTGCAATCAATGTTGTAAATTATACTACTGTTATTCATGGCTTCTGTCAGAAGGATGACCTGGACACTGCTCTATCTGTCCTTGATGACATGTATTTGAATAACAAACACCCTGACGAAGTGACTTATACGACGGTCATTGATGCGTTAGGCAGGAAAGGTAGAATAGACGAGGCGATAGAAATGAGCAAGAAAATGCTGCACAATGGTTTACTTCCAACTCCTGTGACATATCGATCCCTCATCCACCATTTCTGTCGGCAGGGTAGGGTGGATGATTTGTTGATATTACTAGAAAAGATGCTTCCAAGACAAAATTATAGAACAGCATATAACCAAGTCGTTGAAAAGCTTTGCTCTTTTGGACACATTGATGAAGCTTATAAACTCTTGGGAAATATCCTGCGAACAGCTGCTAGAATTGATGCAAACTCTTGCCACGTTCTCATGAAAAGCTTTTTGAAGAATGGGAATCCTCTTGGATCATATAGAGTGGCTTGTAGAATGTTTAACCGGAATCTAATTCCTGATTTAAAGCTGTGTGAAAAAGTGAGCAAGAGACTGATTTTAGAGGAGAAATTAGAAGAGGCTGATAAGCTTATGCTGCGGTTTGTCGAGCGTGGTCATGTTTCACCGCAGATTAAAAACCCCGTGCTTGGTTAG
- the LOC140841941 gene encoding protein LNK1-like isoform X1, giving the protein MLTLQGMSNLCMYELEDIAWDELCLSEDHIVPQPGSNRGVDPSVLGESCKKPLLKGNTASNCARYQSALRCAGQGKEQGEFSTPSDPRNMILKQDSWPAPKSGFPTPSDSNSVKEVSSLVSMNASLSGLKNNNTGSNGNEICENDTTLSDKITVVDNNFSYPLDDITQTSKDIDFFENTDEKDPSDFLYYDWPEIGNFEDVDRMFRSCDSTFGVGSSKEDELRWLSLADDIGVPEDMPNSDFKFPNAVEEISKNGYSLKRNSYDDSALASSSVRFKESSVPTEKSDSYMSSVNGFAITDSKDRLISKEQATGIKGKIQAKNSASSHAKTGSGGIIKEHKKQSKLPLPIQLEGKRKKHYFGNGSFDCISDRSNPGAITRHLFPSVYNQQQHQTAAPHFYNYLQDSAFVHSDSSHLSDQFSVEPTSFPIKSEMDLTYPSPRESGHASHQLQTLDGFHPSFHMSATEGGETKEKLNTLQGVGSSNVHENSIKSSGLDDISLEAATLRQLHLVMEQLDLRTKLCIRDSLYRLARGAEQRHNHTNQNGGCGDGRYARGTSMVDGNKCAGFMGMETDTNPLDRSIAHLLFHRPSDTSAVPALDSLPFKLPRMVHGSITGQPVMVDNLVVQEETSAKTENQGFEC; this is encoded by the exons ATGCTAACACTTCAAGGAATGTCAAACTTGTGTATGTACGAG TTAGAAGATATAGCTTGGGATGAGTTATGCCTGAGTGAAGATCATATAGTGCCCCAGCCTGGTTCTAATAGGGGTGTTGATCCTTCTGTCTTGGGTGAAAGCTGCAAAAAACCTCTGCTCAAAGGAAATACTGCATCTAATTGTGCTAGATATCAATCTGCTCTTAGATGTGCTGGTCAGGGAAAAGAACAAGGGGAATTTTCAACTCCGAGTGATCCAAGAAACATGATTTTGAAGCAAGATTCATGGCCCGCACCCAAGAGTGGATTTCCTACTCCATCTGACAGCAACTCAGTAAAGGAAGTATCAAGCTTAGTTTCTATGAATGCCAGCTTATCTGgcttaaaaaataataacacaGGTTCCAATGGTAATGAGATATGTGAGAATGATACCACTCTCAGTGATAAGATTACTGTAGTTGATAACAACTTTAGTTATCCACTCGATGACATAACTCAAACAAGCAAAGATATTGATTTCTTTGAGAATACTGACGAAAAGGATCCCAGTGATTTCTTATATTATGATTGGCCGGAAATAGGAAACTTTGAGGATGTTGACAGGATGTTTAG AAGTTGTGATTCCACATTTGGAGTTGGGTCCAGTAAAGAAGATGAGTTGCGTTGGTTATCATTGGCAGATGATATAGGAGTGCCTGAAGATATGCCAAATTCAGATTTTAAGTTTCCAAATGCAGTTGaagaaatttcaaaaaatgGTTATTCCTTGAAGAGGAACTCTTATGACGATTCTGCCTTGGCTAGCTCATCGGTTAGGTTCAAAGAGAGTTCTGTGCCAACAGAGAAATCAGATTCTTACATGTCATCTGTGAATGGATTTGCTATAACTGATAGCAAAGATAGGCTCATCAGTAAAGAACAG GCAACGGGAATCAAGGGTAAAATTCAGGCCAAAAATTCAGCCAGCAGCCATGCCAAAACTGGAAGTGGTGGAATA ATTAAGGAGCACAAAAAACAGTCAAAGCTCCCGCTCCCCATCCAGTTGGagggaaaaagaaaaaagcATTATTTTGGAAATGGTAGTTTCGATTGTATTAGTGACCGGTCAAATCCTGGGGCTATTACTCGTCACCTTTTCCCGTCTGTGTATAATCAACAGCAACACCAAACTGCGGCTCCACATTTCTATAATTATTTGCAGGATAGTGCTTTTGTTCATTCAGACAGCAGCCATTTGTCAGATCAATTTTCTGTTGAGCCAACATCATTCcctatcaaatctgaaatggactTGACCTATCCTTCGCCAAGGGAGTCAGGGCATGCTTCCCATCAGTTGCAAACGTTGGATGGTTTTCATCCTTCATTTCACATGTCTGCCACTGAAGGGGGTGAAACTAAAGAAAAACTTAATACTCTTCAAG GAGTAGGTTCATCAAATGTACATGAAAACTCAATTAAGAGTTCCGGTTTGGATGATATTTCACTTGAAGCAGCTACCCTGCGCCAGCTTCACCTTGTAATGGAACAG TTGGATTTGAGAACCAAGTTATGCATAAGGGATAGTTTGTATCGTTTGGCTCGGGGTGCTGAACAAAGGCATAACCATACAAACCAGAATGGTGGCTGTGGAGATGGAAGATATGCCCGTGGAACTTCCATGGTTGATGGAAATAA GTGCGCCGGATTTATGGGCATGGAAACTGATACAAACCCCTTAGACCGCTCAATAGCGCACTTGCTCTTTCACAGGCCTTCAGACACATCTGCAGTACCTGCCCTTGATTCTTTGCCTTTCAAGTTACCAAGAATG GTTCATGGGTCCATCACTGGTCAGCCTGTAATGGTCGATAACTTGGTCGTTCAGGAAGAAACATCAGCTAAAACAGAGAACCAAGGCTTTGAATGTTGA
- the LOC140841938 gene encoding uncharacterized protein isoform X2, producing MWVVKSVLWSVWQDVTYAVVDVLFFNKIKFENNKVEDEKGRSVDVNDDDFRASEAFYRRDRNGVGRKIEAGFDESRHPLVREVSRLIDLRIAWTPKHEAELKHFLRSLKPSQVCAVVRAQSDERVALNFFYWADRQWRYRHDPMVYHVLLQVLSKTKLCQGAKRVLRLMVRRKIELWPEDFGCVMVSFSRAGHLRKAMQVLTIMQRAGVELEISMCNTAVNVLVEWKMLEKAFRFLERMQIVGIKPNVVTYNCLIKGYCEVGQLEDAQKLISEMPFRGCSPDRVSYCTIMGYLCKEKRIDELRSQLENMSKDSRLLPDQVTYNTLIHMLCNYGHADEALRFLHEAEEIGFCIDKVGHTAIINCLCRQGRMDRAKDMVEEMFSKGCRPDVVTYTAVLNGFCRLREVDKAKMLLKEMYRHGCQPNCVSFTALLSGLCQTGNSSEAREMMNMSEGWWTPNFVTYSVVMLGFRREGKLSEACNLVSEMTRKGLFPSPVEINLLIHSLCREGFPDRAKKFMEECLNKGCAINVVNYTTVIHGFCQKDDLDTALSVLDDMYLNNKHPDEVTYTTVIDALGRKGRIDEAIEMSKKMLHNGLLPTPVTYRSLIHHFCRQGRVDDLLILLEKMLPRQNYRTAYNQVVEKLCSFGHIDEAYKLLGNILRTAARIDANSCHVLMKSFLKNGNPLGSYRVACRMFNRNLIPDLKLCEKVSKRLILEEKLEEADKLMLRFVERGHVSPQIKNPVLG from the exons ATGTGGGTTGTGAAGAGCGTACTTTGGTCAGTGTGGCAAGATGTGACATATGCAGTTGTCGATGTGCTGTTCTTCAACAAGATAAAGTTTGAGAACAACAAG GTTGAAGATGAAAAGGGAAGAAGTGTTGATGTGAATGATGATGATTTTAGGGCTTCTGAGGCGTTTTACAGGAGAGACAGAAATGGGGTTGGTAGGAAAATTGAGGCGGGCTTTGACGAATCTAGACACCCTTTAGTGAGAGAGGTGTCCAGGTTAATTGATCTTCGGATAGCTTGGACTCCCAAACATGAAGCGGAGTTGAAGCACTTCCTGAGAAGTTTGAAGCCCAGTCAAGTTTGTGCTGTAGTTAGGGCTCAATCTGATGAAAGAGTTGCTTTAAATTTCTTTTATTGGGCCGACAGGCAGTGGCGGTACAGGCATGATCCCATGGTTTATCATGTGTTACTTCAGGTTCTCAGCAAGACTAAGTTGTGTCAGGGGGCTAAACGAGTCCTTCGGTTAATGGTTCGCAGGAAGATTGAGCTTTGGCCTGAAGATTTTGGTTGTGTCATGGTGTCTTTTAGTAGAGCTGGACATTTGAGGAAAGCGATGCAGGTCTTGACTATTATGCAGAGAGCAGGGGTGGAACTTGAGATTTCAATGTGTAACACTGCAGTTAATGTACTGGTGGAATGGAAAATGTTGGAGAAGGCATTTAGGTTTCTGGAGAGAATGCAAATTGTTGGAATTAAACCTAATGTTGTTACCTATAATTGTTTGATAAAGGGTTATTGTGAGGTGGGGCAGCTTGAAGACGCACAGAAGCTGATTTCAGAGATGCCCTTCAGAGGTTGTTCTCCTGATAGAGTTAGCTACTGTACCATCATGGGATATTTGTGCAAAGAGAAAAGGATCGATGAATTGAGAAGCCAACTTGAAAATATGTCTAAAGATAGTAGGTTACTACCTGATCAAGTTACTTACAACACCCTAATACACATGCTTTGCAACTATGGCCATGCAGATGAGGCTCTTAGATTTTTACATGAAGCGGAAGAAATAGGTTTCTGTATTGACAAAGTTGGGCACACTGCCATAATAAATTGCTTGTGTCGACAAGGAAGGATGGATAGGGCTAAAGATATGGTTGAAGAAATGTTCTCGAAAGGGTGCCGTCCTGATGTTGTAACTTATACTGCTGTTTTGAATGGATTTTGCCGCCTACGAGAGGTTGATAAGGCGAAAATGTTACTGAAGGAGATGTACAGGCATGGTTGTCAGCCGAACTGTGTCTCATTTACAGCCTTGTTGAGTGGGCTTTGTCAGACTGGGAATTCTTCAGAGGCAAGAGAGATGATGAACATGAGTGAAGGATGGTGGACTCCAAATTTTGTGACTTACAGCGTTGTCATGCTTGGATTTCGTCGGGAAGGAAAGCTGTCTGAGGCATGTAATTTGGTCAGTGAAATGACCAGAAAAGGCCTTTTCCCCTCTCCAGTTGAAATTAACCTCTTGATTCATTCTCTTTGTCGTGAGGGCTTTCCAGATCGAGCAAAAAAGTTTATGGAGGAGTGCCTGAATAAAGGTTGTGCAATCAATGTTGTAAATTATACTACTGTTATTCATGGCTTCTGTCAGAAGGATGACCTGGACACTGCTCTATCTGTCCTTGATGACATGTATTTGAATAACAAACACCCTGACGAAGTGACTTATACGACGGTCATTGATGCGTTAGGCAGGAAAGGTAGAATAGACGAGGCGATAGAAATGAGCAAGAAAATGCTGCACAATGGTTTACTTCCAACTCCTGTGACATATCGATCCCTCATCCACCATTTCTGTCGGCAGGGTAGGGTGGATGATTTGTTGATATTACTAGAAAAGATGCTTCCAAGACAAAATTATAGAACAGCATATAACCAAGTCGTTGAAAAGCTTTGCTCTTTTGGACACATTGATGAAGCTTATAAACTCTTGGGAAATATCCTGCGAACAGCTGCTAGAATTGATGCAAACTCTTGCCACGTTCTCATGAAAAGCTTTTTGAAGAATGGGAATCCTCTTGGATCATATAGAGTGGCTTGTAGAATGTTTAACCGGAATCTAATTCCTGATTTAAAGCTGTGTGAAAAAGTGAGCAAGAGACTGATTTTAGAGGAGAAATTAGAAGAGGCTGATAAGCTTATGCTGCGGTTTGTCGAGCGTGGTCATGTTTCACCGCAGATTAAAAACCCCGTGCTTGGTTAG
- the LOC140841942 gene encoding uncharacterized protein, which translates to MAMEEREKEKGKGGERWTAAISNLAEMSSNLDSLQKLLIKKAVYVDDETFAKASLCSEQARTIKVLEQRVETLERELDASISAAARARMEKRHAEAAQKAAEIREQDITKELENTTKVFELHMEELRTKQEEILKRDKEIKLLEAIIQTLGGRESLPRNS; encoded by the exons ATGGCTATGGAGGAGAGAGAGAAGGAGAAGGGGAAAGGGGGCGAAAGATGGACGGCTGCTATCAGCAATCTGGCGGAGATGTCGTCAAATCTCGACTCTCTGCAGAAGCTACTCATCAAAAAAGCTGTTTACGTTGACGATGAAACCTTCGCCAAAGCCTCCCTCTGCTCCGAACAGGCTCGAACTATCAAG GTTCTTGAGCAAAGAGTAGAGACTTTAGAAAGAGAACTCGACGCTTCCATTTCAGCTGCTGCTCGAGCACGTATGGAAAAGCGTCATGCTGAGGCAGCACAGAAAGCTGCTGAAATACGTGAACAAGATATTACAAAAGAACTTGAAAACACTACGA AGGTATTCGAACTGCACATGGAAGAGTTGCGCACGAAACAAGAAGAGATATTAAAGCGAGATAAAGAGATAAAACTTCTAGAGGCCATAATTCAAACTCTAGGAGGCAGAGAATCACTTCCAAGAAACAGCTGA
- the LOC140841935 gene encoding uncharacterized protein, whose amino-acid sequence MDKVYGKLRNLDAYPKINEDFFSRTLSGGVITLVSSIIILVLFVSEFRLYLHTVTNTKLVVDTSRGGKLHINFDVTFPAIPCTLLSVDAMDISGERHLDIRHDIFKKRIDSHGNVVGVRQDGIGAPQIEKPLQKHGGRLEHNEKYCGSCFGAETSDDECCNSCEEVRDAYRKKGWAITNTDLIDQCKREGFVDKVKEEHGEGCNIHGSLEVNKVAGNFHFAPGKSFHQSNFQLLDLLAFQIENYNISHKINKLTFGDSIPGIVNPLDGVQWLQETPSGVYQYFIKVVPSIHTNIRGHTIQSNQFSVTEHFKNTEMELTRSVPGVFFFYDLSPIKVTFTEEHTSFLHFLTHICAIMGGVFTVAGILDSFIYHGQKALRKKQELGKLR is encoded by the exons ATGGATAAGGTGTACGGCAAGCTGCGGAATTTGGATGCGTACCCGAAAATCAATGAGGATTTCTTTAGCCGCACGCTCTCCGGTGGTGTTATCACACTCGTCTCATCTATCATCATCCTCGTACTTTTTGTTTCTGAATTCA GATTGTACCTTCACACGGTTACAAATACAAAGCTAGTAGTTGACACATCTAGAGGAGGAAAATTGCATATTAAT TTCGATGTCACTTTTCCTGCCATTCCATGTACATTGCTGAGTGTCGATGCCATGGATATCAGTGGGGAGCGACATCTAGACATA AGACACGATATTTTCAAGAAAAGAATTGATTCTCATGGCAATGTGGTAGGGGTGAGACAAGATGGCATTGGTGCACCACAG ATCGAGAAGCCTTTGCAGAAACATGGTGGTAGGCTTGAGCACAATGAGAAATATTGTGGATCATGTTTTGGTGCAGAAACG TCGGATGATGAATGTTGTAATTCATGTGAAGAAGTTCGTGACGCATATCGAAAGAAAGGCTGGGCAATAACAAATACAGATTTGATTGATCAG TGCAAAAGAGAAGGCTTCGTTGATAAAGTAAAAGAGGAACACGGTGAAGGATGCAATATTCACGGATCTCTGGAAGTTAATAAAGTGGCAGGGAATTTTCACTTTGCCCCTGGTAAAAGCTTTCACCAATCGAACTTCCAGCTACTAGATCTCCTCGCTTTTCAAATAGAAAATTATAAT ATAAGCCACAAGATCAACAAGTTAACTTTTGGAGATTCTATTCCTGGAATTGTTAATCCACTAGATGG TGTGCAGTGGCTACAAGAAACCCCGAGTGGAGTGTACCAGTATTTTATCAAG GTGGTTCCAAGCATACACACTAATATTAGAGGTCATACTATTCAGTCAAATCAG TTTTCTGTGACCGAGCATTTCAAGAATACTGAAATGGAGCTGACCAGGTCCGTTCCTGGAGTTTTCTTCTTCTATGACCTGTCTCCCATAAAG GTTACTTTCACAGAAGAGCATACATCATTCTTGCACTTCCTAACACATATCTGCGCCATAATGGGAG
- the LOC140841941 gene encoding protein LNK1-like isoform X2, whose product MILKQDSWPAPKSGFPTPSDSNSVKEVSSLVSMNASLSGLKNNNTGSNGNEICENDTTLSDKITVVDNNFSYPLDDITQTSKDIDFFENTDEKDPSDFLYYDWPEIGNFEDVDRMFRSCDSTFGVGSSKEDELRWLSLADDIGVPEDMPNSDFKFPNAVEEISKNGYSLKRNSYDDSALASSSVRFKESSVPTEKSDSYMSSVNGFAITDSKDRLISKEQATGIKGKIQAKNSASSHAKTGSGGIIKEHKKQSKLPLPIQLEGKRKKHYFGNGSFDCISDRSNPGAITRHLFPSVYNQQQHQTAAPHFYNYLQDSAFVHSDSSHLSDQFSVEPTSFPIKSEMDLTYPSPRESGHASHQLQTLDGFHPSFHMSATEGGETKEKLNTLQGVGSSNVHENSIKSSGLDDISLEAATLRQLHLVMEQLDLRTKLCIRDSLYRLARGAEQRHNHTNQNGGCGDGRYARGTSMVDGNKCAGFMGMETDTNPLDRSIAHLLFHRPSDTSAVPALDSLPFKLPRMVHGSITGQPVMVDNLVVQEETSAKTENQGFEC is encoded by the exons ATGATTTTGAAGCAAGATTCATGGCCCGCACCCAAGAGTGGATTTCCTACTCCATCTGACAGCAACTCAGTAAAGGAAGTATCAAGCTTAGTTTCTATGAATGCCAGCTTATCTGgcttaaaaaataataacacaGGTTCCAATGGTAATGAGATATGTGAGAATGATACCACTCTCAGTGATAAGATTACTGTAGTTGATAACAACTTTAGTTATCCACTCGATGACATAACTCAAACAAGCAAAGATATTGATTTCTTTGAGAATACTGACGAAAAGGATCCCAGTGATTTCTTATATTATGATTGGCCGGAAATAGGAAACTTTGAGGATGTTGACAGGATGTTTAG AAGTTGTGATTCCACATTTGGAGTTGGGTCCAGTAAAGAAGATGAGTTGCGTTGGTTATCATTGGCAGATGATATAGGAGTGCCTGAAGATATGCCAAATTCAGATTTTAAGTTTCCAAATGCAGTTGaagaaatttcaaaaaatgGTTATTCCTTGAAGAGGAACTCTTATGACGATTCTGCCTTGGCTAGCTCATCGGTTAGGTTCAAAGAGAGTTCTGTGCCAACAGAGAAATCAGATTCTTACATGTCATCTGTGAATGGATTTGCTATAACTGATAGCAAAGATAGGCTCATCAGTAAAGAACAG GCAACGGGAATCAAGGGTAAAATTCAGGCCAAAAATTCAGCCAGCAGCCATGCCAAAACTGGAAGTGGTGGAATA ATTAAGGAGCACAAAAAACAGTCAAAGCTCCCGCTCCCCATCCAGTTGGagggaaaaagaaaaaagcATTATTTTGGAAATGGTAGTTTCGATTGTATTAGTGACCGGTCAAATCCTGGGGCTATTACTCGTCACCTTTTCCCGTCTGTGTATAATCAACAGCAACACCAAACTGCGGCTCCACATTTCTATAATTATTTGCAGGATAGTGCTTTTGTTCATTCAGACAGCAGCCATTTGTCAGATCAATTTTCTGTTGAGCCAACATCATTCcctatcaaatctgaaatggactTGACCTATCCTTCGCCAAGGGAGTCAGGGCATGCTTCCCATCAGTTGCAAACGTTGGATGGTTTTCATCCTTCATTTCACATGTCTGCCACTGAAGGGGGTGAAACTAAAGAAAAACTTAATACTCTTCAAG GAGTAGGTTCATCAAATGTACATGAAAACTCAATTAAGAGTTCCGGTTTGGATGATATTTCACTTGAAGCAGCTACCCTGCGCCAGCTTCACCTTGTAATGGAACAG TTGGATTTGAGAACCAAGTTATGCATAAGGGATAGTTTGTATCGTTTGGCTCGGGGTGCTGAACAAAGGCATAACCATACAAACCAGAATGGTGGCTGTGGAGATGGAAGATATGCCCGTGGAACTTCCATGGTTGATGGAAATAA GTGCGCCGGATTTATGGGCATGGAAACTGATACAAACCCCTTAGACCGCTCAATAGCGCACTTGCTCTTTCACAGGCCTTCAGACACATCTGCAGTACCTGCCCTTGATTCTTTGCCTTTCAAGTTACCAAGAATG GTTCATGGGTCCATCACTGGTCAGCCTGTAATGGTCGATAACTTGGTCGTTCAGGAAGAAACATCAGCTAAAACAGAGAACCAAGGCTTTGAATGTTGA